ACCCATTCAATAATTGCTGCATAACTTTCTTGATCTCACctaaactaaattttacgTTTACATTAGACAATAAACCTGCCAAATCATGTTCACAGAAGTCGAAAACCAAGTAGAATGTTGacctatatttattgtgtaatGTAGCCTTAGTTCTGCATATTTCAATAAGGTTTACGACATTTTCGTGTTTCAGAAGCTGTAATATCTTAATTTCTCGCAGTGCTGTAATGGGAAAACCTTCTTTTTCGTTATCcattaaaacctttttcatAGCAACAAATTTTTTACTGCTGTTTCTAGCTCGTGCTTTAAACACTTCTCCAAAGGTTCCTTGGCCGATCTTGGCaactttttcatatttagAAGACTCGTCACAGAATGGAAAGTCAAATTCTTCAATATATTTCTCTTTTTCTCTCATATTGAGAATAGTTGAACTTGTGCTCAACACGGGAGCAGGCTCCCGCGGAGCGTTAACATTTTGCATTTTGGATGCAATTTTGAAGCCTTTTATAAATGAAGATTAAAGAAAAAGATTCAATAAACACTTGgttatactttattttgaatttctttGACTaagtaatactttttatacatttatacataacacaattattattgtgaagaatgaagattttaaaaagttaaaaacaacACGTCCTAATATTGTCGGTTTCCTACACTGACAATTACAGTTAACAATTGGCATTGACAGTTGGCATAGAATGTAGAAAGGATAATATTGCCTATGGTCGGAGATttctttgtaataatattctggagtattattataattaattaattattataaccatTTCCGCtttaaatgaatacaattaaattattttaaataacttatggTCAAAATTGTATAGGTTACGCAATTcaattctaaatattaattttaagccAAGACTCCGCTTTTCTATGCATGAATTTAGActctgaaatataaataattgatatctaTAAATGTGCAGCtaactaaaataatcaatgaaCCAATTAAAACCTAGACGAGTTTAGATTGCAACATTCCAATCCAGAAAGCATCTTACATATCGATTTCATAGCAGTCAGCAAAGTTGcaagatataattattaataatcataacaatcatatatattataaagtgtCTAAAATacgtatgtaatattttatttagatattcaGACTTGTAGCCAAATATTATACACGAAATACCTATTTACCTAACCTAAATGAACGATAATTTTACGTAATTAATGGAAATACTGTGTCCGGCAAGCACCAGAAAGCGTTTgatcgtaaaataaaaattaatgtaagcTGTACACGAAAGGTACAATGTGCTCTTACTTTCTAAGGGATACCCGGAGAGTGCTACAACTTTATAGCATTTTTTctcaatatttcataataaatatgagtAGTTTTCTTTTTGCGTTATCTCAATAAAGTGAACTAAATTGctgtattacataaaaaataagttcagCTTATCTGTATCACGACTGTGACTCTTAGACGTTAAAAAGTTTCTCGGGTCagatagtttttaataaataaagtctaAGGTACAAaagataacattatttttcatatttaatactCTGCAAGTACATTGACGTCTAATCTAATTATcagaatttttatatgtataaaaaaaaatagaagcCTATTCAGCTTATCACAGTTAGatctttcaaataatttggTAACAGATATAGCctgtaattgaaattatgaaaaaaaagcgtgcgtacaaagtacacacgTCATAAGtcaaacttctttgtaaaatacctgtatatgatcactccatgtatttgtgtatctatattcacactgtttacacacGTATACTTGACGTGCTAATggtaatatacttaaaaaatctgcgtttactgcacaagaaGTTATGCGCCATCTAAacttctaatatgtaactactaaacgaatacatcaaccaacagcgtgtatttttctcgatctccctttctcactcaCTCTCAATCGGTATCGGCTTGACTTACAGATAGATGTGCTGGTCTAAAAAGGAAAGAAAGAAACAAGGGTAGACCAAAAGAGCGAGAAAATGCTGCTTAGAATAACACGATTAAAATCAACGAATCCGTATGAAATATAACCATCTGTTTACTGTACTTAATATGTCTGGATTCCAAATGTCACTTTGCAAATAAAACACAGTATAacaagatatataatataattaaattgtttttgttatgtcTTCGCCGTTATTCTTTATATCTTGCATACTCTGAGTGGAAACACCAGCCCTCTCAACGATTAcctttatattgttttgaagTCTCTCTTTATCTGTAACGGAAATTATGTATCGATTGGGTTCGATTTTCTGTTAAGCACTTTACAATTtcgtaaaacaaaaagaaGGCTGTTCGATCtatgaaaaaattatgtttgaccagagttatgtaacctaatattagttaagttagatatatattttagttaataattagaagcgtatACCAATTGTTGCTTGAAGCCAAAAtaagccctttagttttttccacactcattaattgtaatacattctcgtttccgataatctccaataacataagtgtaaCTTAGAATTACAAACTTTTCAATAAGTCAagttggtttttttttaatccagCGTCACTACCTCTAAAGTTATCGTAGCTttaagctcatgttttaaacgataaaaGCCAGTTGTTACCGAGCTTCAACAggtttaaattaacataatatatctgAACTTAGCCATTAAGTTCGGTGTCGGTTAACAGATTTGTTGAACGGTTGAAGTTAAGGCCCTATTCCAGCACGAATTGCTGTAtcagtgtctcggggtggactgcggtacgctgaggcgcgccggcccgtaataacaattgtttatggaaaacattaaattattacaattttataattttttttctgaaatggattacttggcttgtgataaaatatatcgtgtaaatttcaaagtCATGTTccatatacattttcgtcataaaatgaattcaaagtgtcaaaaattggctatattggcatttttttctatcgagcaaggttatttaaatcgtgtatcgatctttcaaaatggatacataaactgcTCAACtgcaccatatattttttccattccaTTACTTCAAGAAACCatgacaaaaaatggaaagaaacaatgtacaTTTTTTGAGTTGTGCGACCGCATAGGGCCTGACATGACACAACGAGCGTACgagacgcccaaaaagggcagtcatcacACACATTGGCACCAATTTTAGTGAGGCTTTGAGGGAGAGAATGTTCTTCTTTTACACAATTGGATGTCGTATCTTCCAAGGAGGACCACCACCGAGAGTCGATACCGTAGTTTGCTGGTTCACAAAATAAACTGTCTTGTGAAGCGGACCGTGGAAGATTTCAGACCCATTACGGTAATGGGAGGGGAATAATGGGAGAACTGCCTCCTTTAGAAGattgacttttttaataatttgttgaaattaacttttattgaCATAGacctaacatttattactaaaaaaaacacacgcagaaacacataaaataacaataatcaaaaagaaaaaggtttatttgtgtaatgcgtgtgtgccgtggttgtaattggccctggctcagcattatgctgaggagcagagttgttccacagcgctggtcattcttcCTGAGTCCACAGTtgctagtttgcgcctcagtcgcaaaaaacaaataagaatctaACCATCAGTagaatcaaataataataataatattgctcaattaaaaatcttctcTATCCCTTCTCGTCTTCTTTatcttctatatttatattggttattgttttttatttaatgtacaaAACCTACTGGCCCTGCCCCGTTAACAGTTTGGTGGTCTTGACTAATTTATATTCCGTACCTGGTAAACAGTCAGTCGTTGGACACGGGCAGATAGACGATATATCAGGCGTGGTTATCCTTATATTTGCGTACGAATGCTTCAGTACAATGTTCTCGTTGTCGCAGCCGCATTTTCCGCAAGGAGTTTGCCGCTTAACGACCTCCTTTGTGGTGTAAACGCCTGAAAAAAAAGTAGCTAAGTCACAGTCAACACTCTTTTGTAAATCCCTTAGTACGAGTGAATGCTTTCTAGGGAAAAATGAGCGAAAATGGTATAACGTTCTGGTGTATCtaaaataaacactttattatCCGTATCACAtagtatagatataataaaaagaaagaatTTACCTACAATGTGTTTCATAAGTTATCTCATTGAAATGATAACGCACAAGAGCTCAACGATATTAACGATTTTCCAAATTTGAGTTCAGTCTGTTAAGCCATTTGGTCACAAtactgttttattgttttttacacaaaaacatCACTTTGTAAGTAAAATGCAATGGTTGGTTACCATTGACAATTGTTGTTTTGCGAAGCGTAATGTAAGAAGAGGAAGGAAATATCTTTCTATCCCTTGCCCTGACCTATTGACCCCTCAGACCTCAGTCGAATTGTCGCTATGACCGAAATTGGTTATGTAATTTGTCCACGCGCAGGTCTCTTATGCGCgcctattaattttaagtacatttaaAGATTTGTAAAAACccaatatgaattaataagtGATGTGATAATAGTGGTAGTAGGTCAAGAACCTAGGAATAGAAACACAAATGAAGTAtaagtacaaataaatgtgaattgtaatataaaagcCTCTGAAACAGCAGTAAGTTtcttaacttaataatttattctaagGACGATTACGTTATATTTATCAAGCACTCGTACgtcataacataataatttccatacataaaataatcgtCGTACATGCAACTTAAAGAAGAACGACTTCTTtgttataagtattataacaaatttgaacaattaacaaaattccTTGACGTCGTTGTCAGCTCTTGTTCGTAGCTTGTCGCGCGACGCTTTTTCTGTCTTCTGATGCTACACATTTGacattaagtttaataacgTGAATTAACCCAATTTAATCACACGTAAACCTATTGAACGTATTAAAATGATACTTTTTGTCATAGGCTACACGGCGCACATCTATACCTAGATAATGTTgagatttattgaaatatttatacgaCACTtctaaaaagtaaacaatcGCATCCTATTAATGTCAATTGTTATGATTTCGATACAAGTGAACTTAGTTATAATTCGTCCGTCCCAGTTGTAGGAATTCTTGTAATCCTACCGAACTAGAAGGCCAATGAGGTGCGTTGGCATCCTTCACCCATGTCTAGTTTGTCTACAAATGTATGTGTTgccatatataaaaatcgtgttttatacaatagcaagcaggcaggaggctcatctgttgttaagtgataccgcccatggacacttactctgctagaaggctcgcgagtgcggtagtggctatttgtaagaattgatacgctcttatCTTGATGAGAGGTTAATATAGCATATGACATCCACAAATAACGTGAATCTCTTTTCAATGAGTTCAGCAGATCCCTATCCCTTTAACTTCACAAACCTGGCTTCGCGCTTGGTCGTTCTAAATAGAAGGATTCGTTACAGTAGCAATTTAGTGCGTGATTCATGTGTTTGCGGTTTGATCCGTAGGCGTTGCGATGTGggatctctctgcatcttctaccgatATACcttggagagtgttcagaggagctGTTCGGTCTTATACCgtcagctgagtttcattcagacgtcaaggcagaagaGAAAATACAATCTGTATCAtttcgacgtccgtcgttccgcAACTGAGCGTTATTTAAAGCAGTTtatgccgcgcaccaccactatgtggaaccagctgcccactgaagtattacccaaccaattcgacttaggatatTTCAGAAAAGAGcctaccattttttttaaagcgatCCTTCTGTGTGGGTGTCCATGGCAGCGGTATAAGTTAACATCAGAGCCCATCATCATAAAAACTGTAACGCTTTCAATAAAAAGCTCACTTAACCTTTTCCATCTCTGCTAAACGTCAATGGTATGTCAACGCTCTCGTTTCCCGTGAAAACTTGCTTCTTCCGTCCAGAGAGACCTAGAGCTCTTTTCACAGACTTGGTGAAACTCTTTTTCTCTATGCCAGGACTGAAAATGGAGCATAGACACTCATCGGCGGGGCCCGATCCTTCCTTTAGTTGCTGGAGCGACTCTTCATccaatttttttagttttgcaTAGTCAGACATTATAGTCTGGTATTCATTGGTATTTATTATCGATAAGTTTTTGAGTGTATATTCCAACTACGGGTatcatttttgttatattgcaAACGGATTTCATTTAATCAATATTGCTCTCCATTCACTGAAACAAACAAATTCTAAAATCGCGTCGCGTTACTATTGAATAATGGTTGCACAAACGTAAAAAATTTTACCATTTTGCGAGCTTTTGTTGCTAAAATCATGTTTGAATTGTTCTTTAAGCGTCATAAAAGATgctataatgtttttattgtaattaagtCGTCTAATTTATGAagagatttaaatatacacgAGCCTCTTTAAAACTAATAGCATTCCAACAATGAAAAGAAACTCAAAATCTAAGAGGAGGAATCACATCTGAAAGAAATCTATTTGGTAAAACATAGCACGCGAAGATACGGACACAAATTGACCAAAATTACGCCAATAATAGCAATTTCCTTGCTTATTCTAGCAatatatggtacaaaaatatgaTAGTTGTACAATCTAATCTTTGCATATTTTGTCCATTGCAATTTTgacttacataattaaaaggcagaatttttcatagtaattataaattacactatcaaactttatataatttataacgtttcactaatcattaaaatatattttttttcaaattgaaaattagGTCGATTTTATAATGAGTAGGAAGATCTTTGAGGACGtgttttaatacaattctAGTTGAATTATTGGCTTATTAACTTATAACAAATTTCTCCCATTTTGGctgtcttaaaaatattatctgtttTTGTGAACAAATAAGGACATTTCTAGAATATAATACTTGTTAAATACAGTTTGCTCCACGAAttacacatacattttatacaatacCAAACCAAATGTTTTGTGTGTAATTGCAGCCACCATAACGCATTGACGCCGGATGGTTTTACATTGAACATTGCGTAAAGATacttgaataattattattagacatTGCTAGATAATTACTTACCGTAAGCCTAaacgatttttaatatatctaataaCTGTTTCagttaatttttcatatacaCTGTCAGTGGTTTGACATCTAAAAAgataatttgatttatgtaCTTATGTCATTGAGGAACAGATTATGcaccatatattatattagagtACAATGAGAGGAATGCTTATCCcagaggtcgtaagttcgatccgtgtaatgtaccaatggactctcTTTCtagtgcgtatttaacattcgctcaaacggtttaggaaaacatcataagaaaaccggcttgcattaAATTCGACCTAGTcggtctattagattgataaatgatgaaacatatacagaaatctgaggcccagacctaaaaaggttttagtgCCACAGATACAATACGTatctgtattaaatttttaacaaaattgcccaagaaatgtattttcattaCGTTACGAACTAGTACGCCTATTTTGCCGATTTTAATCTTGCGGTTAATGTCTTTGACGGTCTATTAACTGCTTCCGTTATAAAtgcatttagattttaaatgtttcatattAAGTGTATTCATAATAAACCCCATCTTACAATATTTCCCCGAGTTATTAACCACTgaactttttagtaaataattacaaccGTTAACGAACATCGCATATTTGAAGACAATTGTTCCTTTTAGATCTTACATCacgtattttaacattatcgtTTCCGAGTATATCCAATAACAATGACTGTCCTTTAGATTTGTGAATTGAACCACTACTCCTAATTGTATGTTAGTTTTAAGGTCAATTTTTATACGATTAAAGTCAGTTGTTCAAAGTGCAAACATCCGTACAACTACCGCCACCGAAATGAATTCCCGAAATATCTTTTTTCATCTTCCCAGGTCTGGTGGGCGTCCTCCTTTTTCTTACTATacaactatgtggaaccagctgcccactgaagtgtCTCCGAATCCATTGAACTTAAGTCAACGtacagcgtaccaattcttaaacgcactcgcaagcctTTCACTTTAAATCCCCAGCCCCTtttgccccctgttatataCTTACTGCCATTGCGTTTTTAGGCATCAAAGAAATTATATTCCGAAAGACAATGGCTGCTGGAAACTCGGCGCcaataaatttgattgatGCTGTATCCTAATAGAAAACCAATCATGTTTATAATTCGCAAAATATTGTGTGAAATAGGCTTTTTTGCCTGCAATCTTTTGAAAGCGATCACCCAAAAGTTGGCCACATTGTTGTGATCAATTTTCAGACCACCTTAGTCATGTAATATTCTTGAATGATGGAgcgaaattaaaatacatttgttatACAATTACATGCAGTGTACCCATTTTACAAAGTTATTACAACGTTGTTAGTCTTGGGCAGTGATGGgcaaacttttttaatggCGGGCcacaaagtttaaaaaaggccacaattataaaaaattatgtataattgttaaagcttttaattataatattataaaaacaatataaatagaatCTACTTTTTATTCCCGAAAACGAATTATAACGGGCCACATACTATCCATGCTGGACCTTCGGGCCGGGTTAAATACTATCGCGGGCCGGCGATGGCCCGTACTTTGCCCATCACTGGTCTTGGGTATGGTAGGAAGCTACAAGAGGTAAGGGGgaccattatatttttaaggtcCGTAGAGTGAGAATATAATTACCAAATAAACACACTTGGCGTGGTAAGCGGTCGCAATGGCTTGCAGTGTCTCGGGTTCGTACAAGGTTACACAGAGTAAATGAAGCTTACGCGTGTCTTGCGCTTCTTAAATTTTATGAGACGTATTTAGTTGCTGGatgaattcacaagaattgcattatttataattagtagtaaaaagggttaaaaatctatatgaatcgctatttcccttggtcacggcatcacgcgtgaacggctgaaCCAGTTCcgcaaattctttttttgttgtgtttcttattgtcaggagaaggtttttatgaaagaaaaaaaaattaaagaatacttttgttacgatagcaattttcttttttcatttcattcaaacttttttgatgtaaccttatggtgtttgacataacattgacagaatgagtgctgcaaatatcgtcaaagaggatgtaggAAAGTTGAAAATTGAGAGAGAGTTactatattgataaaatacatataaaatacagtcgccaattgtttgtggcattaatcttgaaaatccatgttttttcACAT
This DNA window, taken from Pieris brassicae chromosome 14, ilPieBrab1.1, whole genome shotgun sequence, encodes the following:
- the LOC123717962 gene encoding uncharacterized protein LOC123717962 — translated: MSDYAKLKKLDEESLQQLKEGSGPADECLCSIFSPGIEKKSFTKSVKRALGLSGRKKQVFTGNESVDIPLTFSRDGKGVYTTKEVVKRQTPCGKCGCDNENIVLKHSYANIRITTPDISSICPCPTTDCLPDKERLQNNIKVIVERAGVSTQSMQDIKNNGEDITKTI